The genome window CACACTGAAAGGacccaaagaagaagaaatccaagataaagacaaaagaagcctcgaataaaatgaatatgagaaagtatgaagaaaagaataatgGAAGGCATGTGCACTTGTCTGTATAATTTAAGCTATCATTCACACTCCTCCTATTATCAGATTCACCTTTTCAATGGAAAACTTTGTCTGTTTCTTGTACTTGTggaaagtcccaaatttaaaaaaagaaaactcaatcatgaaaccaaaaaaacaaacaaaacccaAAGAAACAAGTGggtaataaaaaaaactaatccaTTTCCATTCTCAAAGATCATTTACCTTTGCAActttttaataccatattaacATGATATGATTACTACAGTTTTTAAGTAACATGAGATATGACAGTTTGGCTAAAAGGTTAGCTGGGATAATAATTATGGCTTAAACAGAAATGTTGGGCACATTGAGTAAAAAGAAAGGGGGAGAGAAATAACAACAAAATCTGGCCAAAATTTCAACGACAGTTCTGCAAACAATGAAAAGGAGAAATCAGTCAAAATCTGATGAGATGAGAGGAGGgatggaaaatgaaaaacacAAGAGATGGGTTAAAGAAAAAAGGGTCCACATTGGAAAGTAGTGAAGTAAAGACTAATAAAGAGATAAGGGAGAAGGAAACCAACAACTTGCTTTTGCTGAATTAAATATCGCAACTCACAAGTCTGCCTTGAACGACAGTTGTGGTTGTGGTGGTGGATTGTGGACCCTTAGATTCTTCAGTTTTCTTCAACTATGACGATATATTGCCATTGCTCCTCTGCCACATTATTCATAAATTgacagattttttttttttaaaataagatacttaaatatttttctttattcccAAAACACAATACGTCTTTTATCTTACAATACAGACAATGCAGAACAATAATGGTGGTGTTGTTACACTAAGTATTACAATATCTTTGAGTAATAATGCAAGTGGTGCgttcaaattcataattttaacgTTACAAGGACTCTGAACTCCAGCATTTTACTTATCCATTAAGACTGTTCACTACATCCGTGCTAGGACGCGTgtgttttttttacaataatatctttataatttttaaaagattaaatgaaaattttatcattttagagaAGATCGAGTCAATTACCGCTAATGAATTTGTCTTTTAAGCTcttaatatttataactttataattaTTTCTGATATAAAAATTGAGATGTAATTGATGATTGTAGtttatctataatataataCTTTTGTTAGTAAATTCTTTCTCTAGGCGATACCTAATAGGCAAAAATACACTCACTAAATTACatgattatgaaatttattcTTTTGCTGTTGTTTTTCAATGTTACACGAAGGGTACATCCCATTTCACAGGTCTTTACTCCTgcttttatctaattaattaaccaaaatatgcatttaaacCCTACACTAGTCAAGGATCTTTAAATGCATGCTATACTTTTGTTTCATAAAATAAAGCATTGTTTTCCTATGTCACTATTTAATACTCATATTAGCGTTTGAGATCACCCCAgaattgttttctttcttttgctttttttgCCCATTCAACTCCAAACTATTCCAAGGTTTTATATCCTAGTTCGCGTTAGGACATGTAGCAAGTTAAGAAGACGTTTGAATAGTATGTCTATCACCTATAAGTTGGGAGGTTATTTATGAGTTCACCCTTCTGAGACGACTCCTCTGTGCAACGAATGGCTTAATCTTTATTGAGAACATGAAGTTGATAGTCACCAGATATCATATGGGCTTAATTGTTTTATCCCATCAGAGCCAGAATCCTTATCTCATCGAAAACATCCCCTCACGCATTTTGTAATGATGGCTAGATGGCAAGTCCAACACGTTAATATCATCTTACACGAGACCCTGCCTATAAATACCTTCACAAACAATGAAAAGAGGTTCGACTAAAAAAGAATACTAAGTCTACACTCTTTCAATCGTTAGCATTCacgtattaaaataaaaatgtatgaaagataacaaaatgaagttttggttgaatggtaaatttaaggttttgcTAATTTAATTGATGGGGGTTCAAATTCTACCatgcatatgcatattttattggtttttgctaaaataaaaagactaaaatttcgTCAAacaatataacttatttaaattacGAAATTTTCCTAACCAAATTGGTGTTTGGTTGGCTCatgacactaactcaattagggatttaaataacatataataaataataaaacttatagtttgaaactaattaacaataacacatgaaatatgtacaatattaaaatgaaaagaaatatattaaattgagagtaaaatgaaatttaaacacgttaatatatcatattaagAATTCTAAATACGGTACAATTGTTTATAATGGTGTTATGATCGATCCTGAGTTAGTTGAATTGACTTGTGACACTAGCTCAATCAAAAACATTATCAAGATACTAAAAATCTTATCACATGCCTATGTATATGGAAACCAATATTTAGAACACgtatgtgtgtttaaaaatagcaatatatattattgatggaagtaataaagtgtgcaaaatgtaattaaaatatataaaaaaaattaaaaaaaagttttggttgagtggtaaatttaaatttttactaattGGACTAATATGTAGTTTGCCCCTGAACTTGTCCAGATGTACTGACCACCTCCGAACGTGCGAACGTTTAGCGTAAAAATCgtgcaaataaaaatatataaaatcaatgtGGTATCTTCAAGCGAAcatgtcaaattttaatatagttttgtGTTACAACGGAACACAGGGTAGTATTCCGAGGATCGCACCCAAGGAAGgttgaattaaatctaaatatattatCTACACTAGCAAGTTTAAACAATAATCACCAAAAATCATATTacgataattaaaattaaggattaagattgtaaaataaaaattaactattaaaaataaaatataaatacaataaaatatgaaaatgaaatacaaatataatataaatatataaacacacCAAAATTAACTTAGCCCAAGttacataaaatattcaatattaaattacaatgaaaaaaatatgtaacatataaatttataaaaaatatttaagaatcaAATGAAGTTgtggttaaaataataataaaaacattgaaaattagGATGTTTTAGTTTGAATCttatcaaacatattttttagatttcacattattttataaaaagaaatgttttcaataattacttaattaaattgagATTCAGATAACCCCAATTTAGTAAACCCTTTAATATAACATTAGATTTTGTTGCAAACACAAGATGAGTGaaacaaaacataatattataattaaatttataaaaataataattgggTTATAGGTGAAATAAACATTTTTAGACTTTGTTCTATTATTAGAGATtgtattttagttgttttatttaaatattttatacaaaaatagtaaaagatgataatataattatattaactttaaattttttattaaaatagggcttttaagtatttttttaattgagtttatgtCAATTTGacttatgataataaaatgctttggttaaaatatattcttcatatatttgaaatttaatccgtcaatctcttttcttattGGATTTAAAAAGTCGAACCAATTgataatactattaaaattattttgttaaattcagcgGGGTAACATTATACTCACTTGATagttatgaatgaaagaaaaatgaaatagatctgtcatttcttgaaatctctcttttgattcaaaatcgTGGTGTAACATGTATCCTCCTGTTCTGGTCATGGaatagattaaataaatcaaaaaatgaatttttgttcAAGAATGAAATCTTATTGGAACCGCCCAGTTCATCCTTCAGAACCATATCACATCCCGGATCGGATAAAATAGGATGAATTGAGACGGTATTTTGTAAATACGTAATTATCTTGaatatattaactatttctttattttccgaTCGCTTGGAAAGGACAAAAGAAACATCTTGTTCTTTCTTCAACAATTTCTGATCTCTAGTGGACCTCTCAGTAGGGTTCGAACCCAGATGAAGTTCTGACCATATATTAGAGGAAAAAGAACGAATGGATCTTGTAGGGTTCCCAAAAAATTCTTCGATTTCTTCCGAAAGCAGATGATTATTTATCCGTTTCTCATGTTCAGTAAATAGCTGAGACATTGAGGAATATCCAGAAAGGCACTTAGAGAATCGGTCTGATTCTATCTCCGTTTGTTCCGTTTGAAGAAAGGAAGGATCCTTTGGGATCGAGTtgtaataaacttaaatttaatgaaagaattttaataatattaacaattaaatgcTATAAACTTAAATAGAGTAAAATTACTTGCTGTATGTTTTAACCAAACATTTTGTATACGTATAGATATACAAATACGAGACATGCACAAATTGGCGCTGTTGTCTTTTTCCAGTCAATTTTGAAGACATGTATAATCCTTGTCCCTAGGGGAACTTAAGTTCAACTCCTCTCTAACTTGCCTTCATTCTTCCTCCTGTAATGCCTCTTAAGCTACTCAATCTCCACTACTCcagaaatggaaataaaaactTCCACTTCCACAGTCAACATCACTGTCTGAATTCCACTATATTTATACCCTCTACCTTCTTACTGAAATTCCATCAACAAAAAAACCTTATAACAAGGTTTAAGTCAACATGAAAATGTGTCGTTTATTTCTTCAACTATTCCTTGGTTTAATTCTCCTACCGGGCCTTGCTAAACCAGACCCTGACCCACTTCAAGATTACTGCATTGCAGACACTAAATCCCCTTTGTACCTCAATGGTGCACCCTGTCTTAACCCAACTCTGGCTCTTTCCTCCCACTTCACCACCTCGGCTCTAGCCAAACCCGGTGACACCAAGGCTAACCAATTCGGCTTCAGTGTCACCCTAACCACCCTTGCAAATTTGCCTGGAATTAACACCATGGGCCTCACCATGGCCCGTGTCGACATAGCAGCTAACGGCCTTGTTCCGCCCCATTCCCACCCTCGGGCCTCCGAAGTCACCATTTGTCTTCAGGGTGTTATCCTTGTGGGCTTTGTGGATACCTCTAACCGCTTATTCACTCAAAAACTTGAGCCCGGTGACGCCTTCGTTTTCCCCAGAGGACTCATCCATTTTCTGTACAACATGGAGCCAAAGAAGCCTGCTTTGGCTATCTCTGGGCTCAGCAGCCAAAACCCAGGCGCACAAATAGCTTCAAGGGCCGCTTTCGTGTCCAATCCACCCATTCCCGAAGTTGTTTTGGAAAAGGCATTTCAAATCAGCCCAGAGGACGTTGCCAAGATACGCAAAAACCTTGGCGGCTGACCTATGTGATTGTgtgtttttcatttctttttctttttttgaaatggGATCGTtgcatattattatttgattcttGCCTTCGAACATGATGTAGGAAAAAAATGGTAGTTCAAGTCTTTATTCACATAAAATAGACCTTCCAACGGTCGTATAATTgtgtattattattaacattattagtttatttttaaaataaaataatcaagcAGGTGtgaattatttgttaattatggTTGCTTGCAAAGGGagtttaacaaataatttaagtttgaatGGAAACAAAAGAATTCAAGCAGCCTAAATGTTGCGTGTTCAAATCTTCTGGAAAGAAGCAATCCGGTGTACAAATATGGTAAAACTGTAGTAAAACCCAATCCGTTATTTCCAGATTTGATTCTTTGAATTGTGAAGTGTTAGGTGTGAAGAAGCATGTGATGAAATGGCAATTCACAATTGGATTGGAAACTATgaaaatcaaccaaaacacTCATGTTAGGCTTTATGGGAAAATGTTATTAAAAGGAAAACCAAATATGACGTTAGCTAAAACGGATTGATTGGACATTGACAAATTCCACAAAAATGAAACTACTAGAACAGTCTTATATAAAAAGAGTGCGTCCCAACAACGTCCCGTGAACAGGACATTTCACTAATGCACAAAAATGTTGCAGTCTTCTGGTATCTTCTCAGCGTTTTCTTAAATTCAACTTCAATCTTATCTTGCCTTAGAATCATCGTTAAACACATcgatatgattaaattaaaccaACCACACTAATTCCCATTTCATTTTCTGAAAGAGAACCCACCAAAAAAAATGTAGAGCACAAgggaaatggaaaatgaatcaATGAACAACTCAACGTTATTCCTCTCTCCATAATTACATACAAAGGAATCAACCCAACCAAAAATTGTTCCACCCTTATCTGATGAATGAAACGAATTGATATTTGGTACTCATATGCAGAGCACAAATTAATaacccaaaaaatatatattcagtTCGTATACAGCTGAGCTTTTCTATCAAAAGAATCAGTCATCATTTCTGTaacaatgtaaaattttaaaacaaagaaaaaatgataATCATGACAAATAACTGGAAAATCccaagaaaattgaagaaggaaaagaagacCGATCTTTGATTGAACTGCCCTTGTAAAGATCGTAGGGTTTCCAAAGATGATCAAGCGGACAAGGGTTTCTGGCATCGAGTCGAACCCAGGGTTTCCCTTTCCCACTCCAATGCAACAAACTCACCGGACCCGTATGCAACGAACGACATGAACCTCTTACATTGTCCCCACCAAGTCCATGTTGGTTCCATTTATGATCAATCGCTTCCACATTCCCAGCAAATACTAGCAGAAACGGAGGCAACGAACCCAATTCGTAAATCCTTCGTTTCCTCTGTATTTCCATCCAATTCTCGATTCTTTTCCTGTAATTCCCTTCTCTCCACCGAACCAAATCCATCACCATAACCCCCGTGTTGAAATAGCACGGCCTCCTCGAATGGAAAACCCGGGAAAGAACTGGGTCGGACCAGAACCCGTCCGTGAAATACTTGGTGAAGTTGGCGTGGCAGTATTCGGGCGCGCCGATGACGCGTGAGTTTGTGAGGGCTGTGTTCCAGAGTTTGTGAATGTCGTCGACCACGACCAAGTCCGAGTCGAGATAAATGACTCGGTCAACGCAGAGATCTAGGATGTCTCCGAGGTAATTTCGAGCGTAGTTGAGTGGGTTTTCCAGGGCTTGCCGGATTGAAGACGAGATTAAGTTAATTACCGCGTCTTCCCGGAATATGTAGATTTTGAAGTTGAGCGAAGGAAACGTGGATCGTACGAGTTTGCTCAACACTCTTGGACTCGCCGGGTCGAACTCGGCCGCAATGAAGTGGAAGAAGACGTTTTCCGGACACGAAGCGTGCCGGAGGACGGAGTGGACGGCGGCGATCGAGCCACGCAAGTATTCCGAGTCTAACGTCATCGCCACGTGGACTAAATCCGGGTCGCACGACGAAACAACTTCTTTATTGACAGAAACCGGACATTCCACTCCGTTTCGATAATCCGGTGCCTCCGAGAATCCGAACCCGGGCCCGGACCCATCTCCACCGATAGTCCGAATCCCAACAGAAAACGTCACCGTTAGAAAGAAACGAAGAAGGAAAACGGCGGCCGCAGCATGGAAAATGGAACGCATTAtcgttaaaaagaaaaacagaacaAGAAAAAGACAGAGTCCTGTTCTGTTATAAGTTTATTAGATGATTGGTGAAAGGGATATGCTCGTAAAGATAACGCGGAGCTTTCAAGAGTGTGGGTTTCACAAGAAAGCGAAACGCGGTTTATTGATGAAAAAGGAAAGAGGCCAAAAAATGAGAGTGGGGGGGTTCGCCGGCTCTTCCCTGTTTTTTTCCTTATGGGAAAAACAGATGAACAGAGAGGGTGGGAGCTTTGAGTTGTCCTTTAAATGACGAGAATAACTGTTGATTTAAGGAGGGAGTTAATTGAATCTGATCATGGgagatttgttttttatttttgaattatagttttattttatgaatttagatttaaaaaaataaaattgtagaaatttcaaacaaagTACAAATATTCTAGATTTTAACTTGATTCTTGCattatgaatttaacaaatttcaAACCTTAAGAGGTTTGATTAAATATAAGGAAGAATAGAGTAGAAATACAACAtcctttaaaatattacaaacaaaatattatttttctcttttaatccAAAACATCCCTTTTATCTTCATAATTTAGTTTTGTtccatttttgtccattttACTTTAATTGATCCCACTttaaatttcacattctcaCTTTTCCATCATTATGTTACAACTCCACTTTAAATTCTTCATTTTCCTAATTGGTGACATAACGATTCTCATTTGGTACATttgcaatatttttttaattttatattttggtaaattaatttgttttgtcACCAAACTATTCGATTATTCTTTTTATCACCAGCAATTACATAACTAACCAAAACGTGTCATAGTAGCTTTTAAAATTTCCCTAATAACAACATCAATCCTCatacatttatacattgtgtcaatttagtctccATTCAAAAAATTGAACCCTTAATGTTTATACACTGtgtaatttgatccttttataGTTTTACTTTTCTATGTGACTCTTTTTACATTCCTCTTGTTTGATTCAATGAAAAAAtgaacaacaagaaataaaatgacccaaattttgaaaagcagtcaatttaatttctttaaaataaaaaaatacctgCTTTGTTAATTCAATCCAATTGTAAgtctaacacattaaaaaattgttttttttttgagctTTGATTTGCTTCGTCAATGGCGGCCAAATCAAGCCAccaaaaaatgaattaattattgttaagaGATATCAAGTTCTTAGTCATTTGAAGTATAAGGAAAGTAATATATTTGAGGATTGtcttatttaataataaacaaaatttaaaaatatatattcttgcTTTTATCTCtaatttacacattgtgtattaaattatatattcatgtaaaaaattaggtaatgtataaatattgagggctcaaattttaaaatttaagactaaattgacacaatgtataagcattgagggctaaattttttattgtgttaattttaaaagttgcaaTGTTATCTTTCCATTAACCATTTAACAACAGGTGGCTAAGAAAGAGAACATTGAAAAGTTGGGtgattttataacttttcatagttgagtgaccaaaaaaagaaacttaGTGATAGTTGAGTGGCTACTAGTATAGTTTCCCCTTATTTTTTTGAGCTAAAATTGATCAttgaccttttaaaaaaaaatcaagtcgTTTTTCTTTAACGGAAATgctaactaaaacattaaaatgtttCGTGATATTAGCATGACAATCCACGTGTTAGTCCATATGTACTTCACACTAACGTGACAATAGTTGTCGTATATGTCAggttaacaaataatttataattataaaatatgaagaaaaaaaacatgaagTACACATGAATTGCCTTACAGACTCCtaccatgtttaaaaatttaacgttttagttaatatttctattaaaaacatcaaatagactcttttaaaaattgatgattaaattcaactatttttaaaagattaagaactaaattaactaacaaaaaaagaaaaagaaaaagaaaaggtgaaatagataaaataaaaataatattatatattaaaattgtcaaatttttatacttaattttcttttaaccatCTTCTTAAGTTGTGGAGTGTAATATGAATCAAATagttttttaattcatattataattaaataaaataatatttaattataagtaATTGAGTTAGGAGGTGATTAGTTGGTGCAAGTCAACTCTCGcctcaaataaatttttattgcatttcATAATAGAATTATCCTTATTTAGCATATTATTGTAATGTTAAGTTGTTATGTTTGAATCTCGACATTACTTTCGAATAACTCGCATTAGACTCAACTCAGACTTCTTCAACCAATTTTTTACTAATTCCCATACTTAACCCAAATGCCCTTTCTctctaaacttaatttaaattacattccagtcacttaattttcaaaaattacataaCAATCCCAACATTATTGAATTGTTGCATTCTTTTCACTTATCCTTTAACTACCattaagaaaataacataacacgttaatttaatccttcaactgtaactaaaatatcaatttgatttttttttaaaaatttcttaacagtaattctaaaaaaatttacaaacaaataaataaattaaaaaatattgaatgaaGTAAACTCCATAAATCTTAACCCATTCCTTTAGCCTTTTTAAGCTTGTAAACAAAGAGTGGTCCTCCTTATTTTTCACCTTTTGGATAAAATCTCTCAGCATTCTCAACAAGCTCTCCATTCTTGCAGATCTTTGGAAcatattgttgaaaatgaatttgagCCTTGAGTTTGGGTAAGATTGCTGATCAAATGGATCACTTTTGGGGGCAttatttgtttccttttatCTCAAAGGCCTTGATTTTGcttttagttagaaaaagaagtaaaaatgATTGCTTTTggttctgttaattatttgtgtcCCAGGATGAATCCACTGAAAATATAGGAATAACAACGGGTTTGCTTCAAATTTCCTTCTTTTGCTTAGGTAAAAgagatataaatttaataaaagaggaGCAGGCacgcttttttttttaattttgaaaattgttttataatatatttatttgtttgttaagaTTTTCTGAATTATtgctaagaaaaattttaaaaattaaaatgatattttagttatagttcaaggaccaaattagtaattaactatttaaattaatgtGTGATGTCACAggtgataaaaatataacaattcaCGTTAAgtgattattatataatttttgaaagttgagtgttaaaataaaatttagaaataattagTGTAATTTATCCAAGAATTAACATGTTATAGATGAGCTCATAAGTGTTATGTTATATGCAAAAtcatacaaacatatatataatacaaaagtTCATGAAAATTATTACGTTAAACTGTGATTTCAGGAAAATGTTAGCAAattctcttatatatatatataaataaaaaaacacaattttatctaaaataatcCTTATCAAcaatctatagaaaattcctgTGTGGAGATGAAGAGagcttaaatttaatctttaaacatCCCTACTTCTATCCCAATTATTAGccaaacaaatcaaataatCCTCTATGAATATTGATGATACCATTTTGTTAAGCATTATcttaattaaacattattttatatttctagagTTAACCTAAATTATGGTTAAACATGATAAAACGTATTCGCATCATTCTTATCAAATacatatcaaatctaatatatttaaaagttttaaattatatttttctatacAACATTAAGAGTAGGGATGGAGGTAACACGGTTCAAATCAATGCCTAAcaagtgttttacaaaattttaaccatTGCTCCTTTTAAggcaaaacaattttaaatcaaaattttaaaactaaacttaaaaataatttctaaaaaaccaatttaatttaatttttaatgtaatgcattttttaataaaattttgcatcaatttttaacaattaagtataatatatttaaattaatacacAATCAATTCATGCATTGTACGAATAAGAAAACTAGTTATGTATATATCTTAGTATATCTATACTACTAaatatttgattgagttggtgacACGGGTTACTCAATTGTGTGATGACAAAATACCCTTATCATGCAAAGCAAAACATATTATTATGAATGTGTTTTGTCATTCTATATCACTCAAGATTTAAACCCAAACCTCTAtagttttaacatttatactttACCGTCtcgaatttttataaatacacttatcacgtaattttatttttaccatattatgaatatatcataatctagaatatatatatttatttggaataaattataatataattttacaatcctaaattataaatcaataaagaaGAGCtagtaacataaataaaacaatacaagGGTACAGAGGCGGATCCTCATCGGGGCCTAGGGACCTTGGCCcctcaaagttttaaaaattttagttatgtccttaaaattttttgaaaactttaattaggtctttcaaatttttttgaaaaattttaaaaatttcaattagattcttcatttttttattataaatttttataaaatctctAAAAgagattataattttaattaaatctaccaaaattttgaaaaatctcaCTAAAActttcaaagtttttaaaagtttaattaaactCCAAAAATTTAATGTCGGggttataaatatgattaaCATCCATAAAAATGgatattttgaatattgatataAAAAGGAAGGAACAAATATAGTAATGTTGTAATCTGAAATACAAAAATAGTAAAGTTGGCGAGTCCCGTTGGATTAGCATAttaattatggtttaattatgGCATAATCTAAGTGGTTGAGTTTCCCCGAGGTGCCAGCCTGAGCATGGGCCTGCCACTAATAGCCTGACAGCTACGCACCCAAAGCATTCCAGCTGGTTTATGCCTAATTTCATTCATCGTGGCTGGCATTCCCCCATGTGATCACGTGCTCCCttcctcttttgttttttttgtatcattattaaataaagccTTCTTTCTTGTCTTCTCATTGGACTACAACCATgcaatttgggtttttattttggaGATTTAATTAAGGCTTTTTCACTTTCCAAAAATGTGATCTGCTTGCAATACATGTGCTGCAAATTTTCATCTAAGTTGGACTCATTATTTAAGCAATTTcaactatataaaataatattaaaatatttacttctTTCTTCATCATTGCCACTGCTTTTATTAGCtgttaaaacttttatttttctattttagagatttttaatttaatttttcagatgagaggttttttttaatataaaaaaatcagttGATGAGTTAATTCGTTTGTGCAGCGCGCCTTCGGACACGTTGTAAGGTATTTTAGACGAGAATCGACGAACAATCGAAGAAGGACTAAAATAGACTCGATATCGGGACAACACACCAATTTTTGGCAATAGACATGACGACGACGTTGTGACGAAGAGAGTCGGCACGTCACGACAATTCCTGATGTTTTGCAGCCACGTTTTGTACAGCTCAACAGGACTACTTCTCCTTGTTGGATTTTGACATGCCTATCagcaataatttttttctttttgaaggtGACAAGATGTAGTCGCATATGAGTTTTAGTGAGAGTTTCGTGGTAACTATGGACAGAATTTTGTTCTCGAGTTAGGGCTTTGTTTTCGAGGTTTTGGGTAATGTACATTTAGGTTaattttctccatattgtactctcgttttttttactcatttagtgaaaagctGAAACTTTTTTTGCTTGTGATTTTTATTCTCTTCGGAGGAATTTTTGTGTGtaaatatttgtgtttattCTTTTCCACCTTTACCATCTTGTTATTTATACGGGTTGATCCCTAACATGGTGTAATAAGGTGGAAACTAGACCTTTTTAggttttaagtttaattcttaCCATGGTGATGAAGTTAAtagtatttataataattgatttaaaaatagagttctttccttaaaaaaataaaaattctcacAATGCATggatttgaaattaaaacattgttgtttttaattccattttttatcaaatacatGCAAAACTTGTTGACTTAATGTACCATTTGGCATTTAAGTTTAGTTTTAAGGTTGAATTTGATACTTTGAGTTTGTGTTGTCTCAATTTGGTACAACGATATTATA of Gossypium raimondii isolate GPD5lz chromosome 3, ASM2569854v1, whole genome shotgun sequence contains these proteins:
- the LOC105794711 gene encoding germin-like protein subfamily 1 member 1 — its product is MKMCRLFLQLFLGLILLPGLAKPDPDPLQDYCIADTKSPLYLNGAPCLNPTLALSSHFTTSALAKPGDTKANQFGFSVTLTTLANLPGINTMGLTMARVDIAANGLVPPHSHPRASEVTICLQGVILVGFVDTSNRLFTQKLEPGDAFVFPRGLIHFLYNMEPKKPALAISGLSSQNPGAQIASRAAFVSNPPIPEVVLEKAFQISPEDVAKIRKNLGG
- the LOC105794710 gene encoding probable galacturonosyltransferase-like 9 — translated: MRSIFHAAAAVFLLRFFLTVTFSVGIRTIGGDGSGPGFGFSEAPDYRNGVECPVSVNKEVVSSCDPDLVHVAMTLDSEYLRGSIAAVHSVLRHASCPENVFFHFIAAEFDPASPRVLSKLVRSTFPSLNFKIYIFREDAVINLISSSIRQALENPLNYARNYLGDILDLCVDRVIYLDSDLVVVDDIHKLWNTALTNSRVIGAPEYCHANFTKYFTDGFWSDPVLSRVFHSRRPCYFNTGVMVMDLVRWREGNYRKRIENWMEIQRKRRIYELGSLPPFLLVFAGNVEAIDHKWNQHGLGGDNVRGSCRSLHTGPVSLLHWSGKGKPWVRLDARNPCPLDHLWKPYDLYKGSSIKDRSSFPSSIFLGFSSYLS